Genomic segment of Sodalis-like secondary symbiont of Drepanosiphum platanoidis:
TAAAAAACATTTATATATTTTATGTAAAATATTTTATGATTGAAAAAATTCCTCGAGAATTAATTAATACATTAGTTAAACATACTAATATTGTTGAGTTAATTAAAAAACGTATTAATTTAATACAAAAAGGTAAAAATTTTATATCATTATGTCCATTTCATAATGAAAAAACACCTTCTTTTACAGTTAGTTATGAAAAACAATTTTTTTATTGTTTTGGATGTGGAATTTATGGAAATGTGATTGATTTTTTAATTAATTATGATAAATATTCTTTTATTGAATCTATTAGAGAATTATCTGAAATTAATAATATTAATATTTTTACCATAAAAAATAAAGAATTTATTAAAGATAAGTATTTTAATGTTTATTATTTATATTCTTTTTTAAAAAAAATTAATAATTTTTATCAAAAAAATTTACAAAAAAAAAGTTCATTTTTAGCTTTAAAATATCTTAAAAATAGAGGATTTAGTAAATCTATTATATCATATTTTAATATTGGATTTTCTTCTAATGAATGGAAAAGTATTAGTAACAAATTTGGTAATTCAGAAAAAAATAATAAATTATTATATGATACAGGAATGATTGTTTATTCTAAAAATGGAATAAAATATGATAGATTTAGAGAAAGAATAATGATTCCTATTAAAAATCAATATGGAAATATTATTGCTTTTGGAGCTCGTTCAATTAATGATATTTTTCCAAAATATATAAATTCTCCAGAAACTAAAATTTTTAGTAAAAGAAAAGAATTATATGGATTATATGAAGCAAAAAAAAATAAAATTAAAATAGAAAAATTATTATTAGTTGAAGGATATTTTGATGTTATTTCTTTAGCTCAATATAATATTAATTATGCAGTTTCATCTCTTGGAACTTCTATTAATTCAAATCATATTCAAATATTATATAGATTTACTGATAATGTAATATGTTGTTATGATGGAGATGATTCTGGAAAAAAAGCTGCATGGAATTTATTAAAAAAATCATTAATATATTTAAAGGATGGATATCAATTAAAATTTATTTTTTTACCTAATAAAGAAGATCCAGATACATTAATTCGTAAAATAGGATTTAAAAAATTTGAAAAATTAATTAATAATGCTAAACCTTTTTCAAAATTTTTATTTGAAAAATTTTTATACAAAATTAAATTAACTAATATAGAAGATCATGTTAAATTTATTTCTCTTACACTTCCTTTGATTCAAAAAATACCAGGAAATAATTTAAAATTACATATAAGAAAAAAATTAGCTAATATTTTAGGTTTTTTAAATGAATTTGAGCTAGAGAAATTTTTTCCTATACGATCTTCATTTAAATTATCTATTATAAATAATAGTATAAAAAATACTACTATGCGTATATTAATTGGATTATTAATACAAAATCCTAAATTACATATATATATTAAAAAAACAAATAAATTTTATTTTTCAAAAACACCAGGAGTAAAATTTTTTATAAAATTAATTAATTTAATTAAAATTAATCCAAATATTACAACTGGTTTAATATTAGAAATATTTAGAAATAATATTTGTTATAAAAAAATTAAAAAAATATTATTATCTAATAATATGATTTCTGAAAATGTAACTAAAAAAATATTTTTAGATTCTTTAAAAAAATTAAAAAATTCTTTATTAATAGATAGACAAGAAATGTTATTATCATTAGAAAAAATACGTGGATTAAATTTTAATGAAAAAAAAGAATTATGGTCATTAAATAAATTTCTTGCTAATAAATAATTAAATTATAATTTATATAAAAGTATAAATATATTTCATATAAAATATAAAAATAATAAAAATTATTTTTAATAAATAAAAATTTATTATTAATTTTAAATTTATATAAATAATAGGATTGTTTTATGGAGAAAAATTCAAAATCACAACTAAAATTACTTGTTAAAAAAGGTAAAGATCAAGGATATTTAACTTTTGCAGAGATTCATGATTATTTACCAAAAGATATTATTGATTCTAATCAAATTAAAAATATTATTCAAATGATAAATGATATGGGTATTCAAGTTATGGAAGAAACTCCTAATGTTGATGAAATATTATTATCATCAACTAATAATTCTGAAACTGATGAAGATGATGTGGAAGATGCAGCTCAAGTTTTATCTAGTGTAGAATCAGAAATAGGAAGAACTACAGATCCAATAAGAATGTATATGAGAGAAATGGGGACAGTAGAATTATTAACAAGAGAAGGAGAAATAAATATAGCTAAGAGAATTGAAGATGGAATTAATGAGGTTCAATCTTCTGTTTCAGAATATCCTAAATCTATTATATATTTATTAGATCAATATGATAAGGTACAATCTGGTGAAGTAAGGTTATCAGAATTAATTAGTGGATTTATTGATCCTAATATAAAAGAAATACCTCCTGTTACACATATTGGATCAGAAATATCTGAGATAGAAATTTCTGATGAAGATGAAAATAATACGCATTCTGATGAAGATAATAAAATAGATCCTGAATTTGCTAGAATAAAATTTATAGAATTAAAAAAACAATATAAAATTAATTATAATTTTTCAAAAAAAAAATATAAATTTAATAAAAATTCAATAAAAAAAATAAAAAATTTATCTAATATTTTTAATCAATTTAAATTAGTTCCAAAACAATTTAATTTTTTAGTTTATCAAATGAGATACATTATAAAAAAAATAAGAATTCAAGAAAGAATAATAATGAAACTTTGTATAGAAGTAAGTAAAATGCCTAAAAAAAATTTTATTTCTTTATTTTATGGAAATGAAACAAATAAATCTTGGTTTTATACTGCTGTTTCTATGAAAAAATCTTGGTCTAAAAATCTTTATAAATTAAATAATGAAATTTTTAAAAGTTTAAATAAATTACGTAAGATAGAAAAAGAAACAGGATTAACTCTTAAACAAGTTAAAGATATTAATAGAAGAATGTCTATAGGAGAAGCAAAAGCTAGAAGAGCTAAAAAAGAAATGGTAGAAGCAAATTTAAGATTAGTTATTTCTATTGCTAAAAAATATACAAATCGTGGTTTACAATTTTTAGATTTAATACAAGAAGGTAACATTGGATTAATGAAAGCGGTAGATAAATTTGAATATCGTCGTGGATATAAATTTTCTACATATGCAACATGGTGGATTCGTCAAGCTATAACAAGATCTATAGCTGATCAAGCAAGAACTATAAGAATTCCTGTACATATGATTGAAACAATTAATAAATTAAATAGAATATCTAGACAAATGTTACAAGAAATGGGAAGAGAGCCAACACCAGAAGAATTATCAGAAAGAATGTTAATACCTGAAGAAAAAATTAGAAAAGTTTTAAAAATATCTAAAGAACCTATTTCTATGGAAACTCCTATAGGAGAAGATGATGATTCACATTTAGGTGATTTTATAGAAGATACTTCATTAGAATTACCATTAGAATCAGCAACATCTGATAGTTTAAAATCAGCCACTAATGATATTTTATCAGGATTAACAGATCGTGAAGCTAAAGTTTTAAGAATGAGATTTGGAATAGATATGAATACAGATCATACTTTAGAAGAAGTTGGAAAACAATTTGATGTTACACGTGAAAGAATAAGACAAATTGAAGCAAAAGCTTTAAGAAAATTAAGACATCCAAGTCGTTCAGAGGTTTTAAAGAGTTTTTTAGATGATTAATAAAATTTTATTAAAATTTATAATTAAATTAATTTTTATATAAAAATAATTATTTTAATTTATTTTTAATAAAAATTTAAATATAAAAAATTTTAATAAATATATTTTTATCTTAAATAAATTATATATAAAAATATAATTAAAAATTTTAATAATTAATTTATATTTAAAATTTAAATATTAATTAATGTATTAAGCTTTAATTTATTAAAATTAATAAAATATAATATTTTTTTAAATTTAATTAAATTTTTATTAAAATATTAAAATATATAAAAAATTATTTTAATATTTAATTAAATTTTCATAAAATATATATAATATTAAAATTTAATTTTTAATTTTTATAAATTTTTAATAATTTTTATATTTATATTTTTATTTATATTTTTTAAGAATATTTTTTGTATAAAAATTAGATAAACTACAATATTGTTTTAAAGTAATATTTTCAGCTCGTAATTTTTCATTTATACCTAATATTTTAAATTCTTTAATTTTAAAAAAATTTTTTAAACTTTTTTTTATAGTTTTTCTTCTCTGATTAAATGCTGAAAATACAATATTATTTAAAGTTTTTTTACAATAAATAAAATATTTTGGTTTTTTATAAGGTAAAAAATAAACTAATGAAGAATTTACTTTAGGAATTGGACGAAAAGCAATAGAAGGTATATCTAATACTGATTTAATATAACATTTATATTGTGCCATAATACTTAATTTTCCATAAGATTTATTATTTATTTTTCCGGTTAAACGATTAGCTACTTCTTTTTGAAACATTAAATACATATCATCAATATATTCGATATATTTAAATAAATGAAATAATAATTGAATTGAAATATTATATGGAAGATTTCCAATTATTCTTAATGATTTTTTTTTATTATTACATAATTTAGATAAATTTATTTTTCTAGCATCTGATTCAATAATATTTATATTTTTTTTTAAAATATTATTTAATAATAAATAAGAAGATAAATTTTTATCAATTTCAATAACAGTTAAATTATTATTTTTTTTTAAAATTGGATATGTTAAAGAACCAAAGCCAGGACCTATTTCTATAATATTTTGATTTAATTTAGGATTAATAATTGAAATAATAGAATTAATTAATTTTTTATCTATTAAAAAATTTTGTCCAAAAAATTTTTTTACTTTATAATTTTTATAAATATATTTATTCATTTTAAGTATTAATAATATTTTTAATTAAAATTTTTGTTTATAAATTATTATATATAATTTTATTTAATTTAAAATTAATTAAATTTATTTTTTTATATAAATATTTTATTATTAAATATATTTAATTTTTTATTTTTATTTAAATTAATATTTATTAAAAAATTTTATATAAAAATGTAAGATATAATTTATTTTAAAATTTATTATATATAATTTTTATATAAGCATTTGATTTAATTTCATTTATCCATTTTTTTAATTCAATTTTAAATTTATAATTTAATAATTTATTATAAGATATTTGATCAATTTTTTTTGTATTATATATTTCATTTATATTTAAAATTTTAATACAATTCCATTTTTTATTTAAATAAAAAAATGGACTAATTTCTCCTTGTTTAAGGTTAATAATTTTTTTTAAAAAATTATAATTAATTATATTTTTATTATTTTTTTTATTTAAATTATTATTAATTATTTTTTTTTTCTTAAAAATAAAATTATTATATAATAAATCATTATTTTTAATTTTTTGTATTAATTTTAATGAATTAAAATATTTATTTTTACAAAAAAAATTTGAATGAAAATTGAAACTCATATGATATAAATTAATTTTAGTAACTATTTTTTTTTCATTATTACAATATATATCATGAATTTTTAAAATATGAAAACCAGCATTTGAACGAATTGGTCCAATTATTGTATTTTTTTTAGTATTTTTTAAATAATAATGAAATATCTTAGGAAGATCATTATAATTAATCCATCCTATTTTTTCTAAAATAATTTTTCTTTTTTTTGTAGAAAAAATATTAATTAATTTTTTAAATTTAATATTTTTTTTACTTTCTATAAAAAATAAATTAGATAAAATTTTTAATTTATTTATTTTATAAGAATTATCTGTTTCTTTTAATGGAATTAAAATATGACTAATTTTATATTCATTAATTTTTTTTTTATTAATAATATTATTAGTTAATGTTTTTATTTCTTCTGGAAGAATATTAATTCTATTTAAAATTTCTTTATTTTTTAATTTAAAAATTAATATTTCTTTTTTAATTTTTTCAATAAAATCTTTATAATTAATATTTAAATTTATTAAATATTTTTTTAATGTATTTTTAGTAAAATTATTATTTTTAATAAATTTTTTTAAAAAATAATTAATTTCTTTTTTATTAATAAATATTTTTTTTTTAAAAGATTGTTCTAAAATTAAAGTATCTATTATTAATTTATTAATAATTTTTTTATATATATAAGATTTATTAATTATTTTTTTTTTTATGTATTTATTTTTATTTAATTTCATTAAAAAATATGTTAAATAAACATCACTTTTTAAAATAATATTATTATTTACAATTGCAACAATTTTATTTAAAATTTTTTCTTGTGAAAAAATATTTTGAGAATAAAGTATTAATAATAAAAAAATAATTTTTAAAGATTTCATTATATGACCATATATTTTAATTAATTAGATTTATTATATTTAATAAAATTTTTATTAAAAAATTGTTTGATATGGTAAAATATTTGAAATAAATTTTATATTTTCTAAAGAATTTTTATTTTTTAATCCATTTAATTCAAATTTTAAAAATATTTTATTTTTATATTGATTTTTTATTTTATTAGAATTAATAAAACTTTTTGAAAATCCTAAATTAATAGACCAATAATTTCTATTATATTTTATTCCTATTGCTTCATGCATTATTTTTTTATTTTTAAAATTATAATAAAATGAACCTATAAAAAATATAGATTTATTTAATGGATAACTTCCAATTAAACTAAATTGTTTAGAATTATTTATTTTTGTATGTTTTTTTTTAAAAAATTCTGTTAATAAATTATGATAACTTAAAAATAATGTATTCATTTTATTATTATTAAATTCAATAATAATATCTCCTATTTTTAATTTTTTATATGAATTTTGATATTCTAAAATACAATAAAATTTTAATTTATTATTTATATACCAATATAAATCACTTATGTAAAAATCACTACCTATATAAGGTATATGATTAACTTTTGAATTATTAATAATATTTTTATAAGAAAAAAAATAAATTTGTCCTATTGAAGCATGAAATTTTTCAATTGCTTTAGAATTATAAATTCTAGTTGTAATACCTATTGGTAATTGATTAGCTGAAGAAATTCTATCTATATTATTATATAAATAATCTCTAAAAATATTTATATAATTAGTTTTTAATATAGAAGTATCATATAATTTTATATTATTTTGATCTTTATATGGAATATATAAATATTTTGCTTGAATTTCTAAAGTTTGAATATATTTATCTAAAATTTTTATATTTCTTTCTAATATTATTTTTCCATGAGTTTTAAATTGAGGTAAAAATCTATAAATAATACTTCTATTATATTTTTGTTTAAAAAAAGTATTTTTATTTTTTTTTAAATTACTTATTTTATAATAAGTATTCATTAATTTTATTTCTGTATTTAATTTTCCTAAATAATTAAATAAAAATAAATTTATTATTGGTTCTGAATGAAATCTTATTACATTAATTTTATTTTTATAAATATTAGTAAAATATGTTATTTGATTAAATAATTTAAAACTAAATGGACCTTTTTTATCACTTTCATAAAAAATTTCTATTTGAGGTTTTTTTTGAAAATTATTATTAATTTTTTTATTTAAACTATAAATTTTATTATATTTTATATAAGCATCCCATTTTTTATTAGAAAAATGTAAAATAAAATCTTTTTTAATAAATCCTTTTATCATATCTCCATAATTTAATTTTATTTTTTTAAAAAAATCTAAATCATTACTATTTATATAATTTGTATGAAATTTCCAATGTTTATTTAATATAAAATTATATTTCCAATATAATAACCATTTATTTTTTTTATAAGATTTTTTATTAAAAAATAAATTAAATTTTAATAATCCATTTATATTTTTTTTTAAAAATCTTGTTTCTATTTCAATAAATTTTCCTATTTTTTTTATATAATGTGGAATTATAATAAAATTATATTTTTGAGAAAAATATATATAATATGGAATTTTAAATTCTATACCATTATTATGTTTTTTCTTTAAAGAAGGCATAAGAAATTTAAATTTATTTTTTTTTTTTATAGGAATTTGTATATAAGGTGTATAAAAAATAGGAATTTTATTTATTTTAAAATATACATTCCATATATTTATTATTTTTTTTTTATTTTTATAAATAATTTTTTTTCCTAAAATATTCCAAATTTTATTATTTAATGAATTACATGTAAATGTAACATTTTTTGCAATTGTATAAAATTTTTTTATATTATATTTAATATAATCATATTTTCCATATCCATAAATATTATTAATTTTATATTTTCCATCAAAAATACATATTTTTTTTTTATTTAAATTTAATTTAAAATTAGATCCTTTTAGATTAAAATTTTTCCCTATATAATTTACATTTCCATAAGCATTTATTTTATAATTATTTTTTTTTAAAAAATAATTATTTTTTTTAATTATAATTGAATCAGCAAATAATTTATTTTTTTTATATAAAATTTTAACATTTCCAGATAATATTGTTTTATTAGGATAAATATGTTTTATTTTTTTTGAAAAAATATATAAATTTAAATTATTAAAATTTTTTTGATAAGTAAAAGGTTCAAAAAAATTATTAATTTCTTTTGAAGAAGCTAAAGTTTTTTTATAAAAAAAAACTATACAAATTAAAACAAATAAAAATTTTAATATTTTATTTTTCATATTTATATATTCTTTTAAAAATTTAAAAATTATTAATAAATATTTATAAAATTAATTATTTTATTTAAAATTTTATTAAAATTTTAAATAAAAAATTTAATAATATAAATTTAAAATAAAATATTTAATATTAAATATTTTGAAAATATTTAATAAATTTTATTAAAATTATTAAAATAAATTATAAAATGTTAATAAATAAACATTATAATATATTTTTTTAATAAAAAAATATATTTTTTATAAAAAATTATATATTATATATAATATAATTTATTTTAAAAATTTTTTATTAATTTTAATTAATATTTTTATTAAATTTATTATTAATTTTTTTAAAAAAATTAATTATTTTTAAATTAATATAAAATATATAAATTTTTTTTTAAATAAAATTTTATTTATAATGTTAAAATTTTAATATAATTTTTTATTTATATAAAATAAAATTAATAATAAATATTTTATATATTATTAAATTTAATATATTTAATAAATATAAAAAATAAATAATAATATATATAAAAATAAATATTAATATAATTTTTTATTAAATAAATATTTATATATTTTTCATATTATAAATAAGTATTTTAATATAAAAATTAAAAAAAATTTTATTAAAAATAAATATATTATAATTTATATATAAATAAAAATTTTTTAATAAAAATAAAATTATTAATAATTTTTATTATTAATAAAATTTTTTATTAAAAATAATTTTTTTAATAAAAGGATACATTAATTAATGAAAAAAATAGGAATTTTTTTTGGTAGTGATACTGGTAATACTGAATATATTGCTTTTTTAATACAAAAAATTTTAGGAAAAGATATAGTTGATGTTTATGATATATCTAAAAGTTATAAAAAAGATATAGAAAAATATAAATTTATTATTTTTGGAATTCCTACATGGTATTATGGAGAAGCTCAATGTGATTGGGATGATTTTTTTCCTATATTTAAAACTATTAATTTTTCAAAAAAAATAATAGCATTATTTGGATGTGGAGATCAAGAAGATTATTCAGAATATTTTTGTGATGCAATGGGTACTCTTTATAAAAATATTATAAATAAAAATAAAATAAAATTAGTTGGTAAATGGTCAACTTCAGGATATTATTTTGATGAATCAAAAGGATTAATTAATAAAAAAAATTTTATTGGTTTAGCTATTGATCAAGATAGACAATCAAATTTAACTAAAATAAGAGTTAAAAAATGGATTAATCAAATAAAAGATGAAACAAATTTATTTTAAATAAATATTATATAAAATATTTATTAAAAAAATAAATATATTAATTATTAATTTAAAATAAATTTATATTATTTAAATTTAAATATTTATTTATAATTTATTTTTTATAGGAAAATACTATGGGATTTCTTAAAAATAAAAAAATATTAATTACAGGTATATCTAGTAAAAAATCTATTTCATATGGAATAGCAAAATGTATGAATAGAGAAGGAGCAGAATTAGCGTTTACTTATCAAAATAAAAAATTAAAAGATAGAGTAAAAAAAATAGTTAAAAAATTTAATTCTAATATTATATTACCATGTGATGTTAAAGAAGATTATCAAATAAAATATTTATTTAAAAAATTATCAAAAATTTGGAAAAATTTTGATGGATTTGTTCATTCAATAGCTTATGCTTCTAAAGAACAATTAAAAGGAGATTATATAGAAAATATTAATAGAAAAGATTTTTTACTTTCTCATGAAATTAGTTCTTATAGTTTTGTATCTTTAGCAAAAGAAAGTAAAAAAATGTTAAATAAAAATTCTTCTATTATTACAATTACATATTTAGGTGCAGAGCGTGTTGTACAAAATTATAATATAATGGGTATAGCTAAAGCCTCTTTAGAAGCAAATACTAAATATATGGCAAATTCTCTTGGATCAAAATTTATAAGAGTAAATGCTATTTCTTCTGGACCAATATATACTTTAGCATCTTCTGGAATAAAAGATTTTAAAAAAATGTTAAAAAAAAATGTTTTAAAATCTCCAATTAAAAAAAATATTACTATAAAAAATATTGGAAATGTTGCTTCATTTTTAATATCTAATCTTTCATCTGGAATTACAGGAGAAATTATACATGTAGATGGAGGATTTAATATTTTAGCAATAACATAAATTATGTTATAATATTTAATAAATATTTTTATATAAAAAAAAATTATCTTTATTTTTTTTTTTAAAAAAATGTGATTTTTTAATAAAATTATTTATTAAATTATATTTAGGAAATGACAATAAAAGTTTATTAGATTCAAATTTTTTTAATGATTTTTTTAATGTATTTATTAAATTTATTAATAATAAATTACGATCGAAAATTATTCCAGTATCTTTTAAATTAATTATTTTTTTTATATTTAATTTATTTGTATAAGGCATATTTATATTAATTCCTATTCCAATAATTACTTGTACTGAATTATTTATTTTTCCAATTGATTCTATTAAAATACCTGCAATTTTTTTATTTTTAAAATATAAATCATTAGGCCATTTTATAAATATTTCTGATAATCCAATATTATATAAAACTTTTGCTATCACAAATGCTATAATAATACTTAATCCATATAAAGAATTAAATCCATTTTTTAAAAACCAATACATTGAAAAACATATATTACCTCCAAATGTAGATATCCATTTTTTTCCATTTTTTCCTCTTCCTTTTATTTGATGTTCTGTAATACAAACATCTCCTGATTTTAATTTATTTATTTTTTTTATTAAAAATTGATTAGTAGAATCAAGTACTGAAAATATATATATTTTTCCTTTTAAAATATTAGATAATATTTTTCTTTTATCTAATAAATCTAATGGATAATTAATTTTATAAGTATTATTACTTAATTTATGTATATTAATACCCCAACTTTTTATTATATTTATATAAATATAAATTT
This window contains:
- the dnaG gene encoding DNA primase translates to MIEKIPRELINTLVKHTNIVELIKKRINLIQKGKNFISLCPFHNEKTPSFTVSYEKQFFYCFGCGIYGNVIDFLINYDKYSFIESIRELSEINNINIFTIKNKEFIKDKYFNVYYLYSFLKKINNFYQKNLQKKSSFLALKYLKNRGFSKSIISYFNIGFSSNEWKSISNKFGNSEKNNKLLYDTGMIVYSKNGIKYDRFRERIMIPIKNQYGNIIAFGARSINDIFPKYINSPETKIFSKRKELYGLYEAKKNKIKIEKLLLVEGYFDVISLAQYNINYAVSSLGTSINSNHIQILYRFTDNVICCYDGDDSGKKAAWNLLKKSLIYLKDGYQLKFIFLPNKEDPDTLIRKIGFKKFEKLINNAKPFSKFLFEKFLYKIKLTNIEDHVKFISLTLPLIQKIPGNNLKLHIRKKLANILGFLNEFELEKFFPIRSSFKLSIINNSIKNTTMRILIGLLIQNPKLHIYIKKTNKFYFSKTPGVKFFIKLINLIKINPNITTGLILEIFRNNICYKKIKKILLSNNMISENVTKKIFLDSLKKLKNSLLIDRQEMLLSLEKIRGLNFNEKKELWSLNKFLANK
- the rpoD gene encoding RNA polymerase sigma factor RpoD, encoding MEKNSKSQLKLLVKKGKDQGYLTFAEIHDYLPKDIIDSNQIKNIIQMINDMGIQVMEETPNVDEILLSSTNNSETDEDDVEDAAQVLSSVESEIGRTTDPIRMYMREMGTVELLTREGEINIAKRIEDGINEVQSSVSEYPKSIIYLLDQYDKVQSGEVRLSELISGFIDPNIKEIPPVTHIGSEISEIEISDEDENNTHSDEDNKIDPEFARIKFIELKKQYKINYNFSKKKYKFNKNSIKKIKNLSNIFNQFKLVPKQFNFLVYQMRYIIKKIRIQERIIMKLCIEVSKMPKKNFISLFYGNETNKSWFYTAVSMKKSWSKNLYKLNNEIFKSLNKLRKIEKETGLTLKQVKDINRRMSIGEAKARRAKKEMVEANLRLVISIAKKYTNRGLQFLDLIQEGNIGLMKAVDKFEYRRGYKFSTYATWWIRQAITRSIADQARTIRIPVHMIETINKLNRISRQMLQEMGREPTPEELSERMLIPEEKIRKVLKISKEPISMETPIGEDDDSHLGDFIEDTSLELPLESATSDSLKSATNDILSGLTDREAKVLRMRFGIDMNTDHTLEEVGKQFDVTRERIRQIEAKALRKLRHPSRSEVLKSFLDD
- the rsmA gene encoding 16S rRNA (adenine(1518)-N(6)/adenine(1519)-N(6))-dimethyltransferase RsmA translates to MNKYIYKNYKVKKFFGQNFLIDKKLINSIISIINPKLNQNIIEIGPGFGSLTYPILKKNNNLTVIEIDKNLSSYLLLNNILKKNINIIESDARKINLSKLCNNKKKSLRIIGNLPYNISIQLLFHLFKYIEYIDDMYLMFQKEVANRLTGKINNKSYGKLSIMAQYKCYIKSVLDIPSIAFRPIPKVNSSLVYFLPYKKPKYFIYCKKTLNNIVFSAFNQRRKTIKKSLKNFFKIKEFKILGINEKLRAENITLKQYCSLSNFYTKNILKKYK
- a CDS encoding peptidylprolyl isomerase; this encodes MKSLKIIFLLLILYSQNIFSQEKILNKIVAIVNNNIILKSDVYLTYFLMKLNKNKYIKKKIINKSYIYKKIINKLIIDTLILEQSFKKKIFINKKEINYFLKKFIKNNNFTKNTLKKYLINLNINYKDFIEKIKKEILIFKLKNKEILNRINILPEEIKTLTNNIINKKKINEYKISHILIPLKETDNSYKINKLKILSNLFFIESKKNIKFKKLINIFSTKKRKIILEKIGWINYNDLPKIFHYYLKNTKKNTIIGPIRSNAGFHILKIHDIYCNNEKKIVTKINLYHMSFNFHSNFFCKNKYFNSLKLIQKIKNNDLLYNNFIFKKKKIINNNLNKKNNKNIINYNFLKKIINLKQGEISPFFYLNKKWNCIKILNINEIYNTKKIDQISYNKLLNYKFKIELKKWINEIKSNAYIKIIYNKF
- the lptD gene encoding LPS assembly protein LptD, which codes for MKNKILKFLFVLICIVFFYKKTLASSKEINNFFEPFTYQKNFNNLNLYIFSKKIKHIYPNKTILSGNVKILYKKNKLFADSIIIKKNNYFLKKNNYKINAYGNVNYIGKNFNLKGSNFKLNLNKKKICIFDGKYKINNIYGYGKYDYIKYNIKKFYTIAKNVTFTCNSLNNKIWNILGKKIIYKNKKKIINIWNVYFKINKIPIFYTPYIQIPIKKKNKFKFLMPSLKKKHNNGIEFKIPYYIYFSQKYNFIIIPHYIKKIGKFIEIETRFLKKNINGLLKFNLFFNKKSYKKNKWLLYWKYNFILNKHWKFHTNYINSNDLDFFKKIKLNYGDMIKGFIKKDFILHFSNKKWDAYIKYNKIYSLNKKINNNFQKKPQIEIFYESDKKGPFSFKLFNQITYFTNIYKNKINVIRFHSEPIINLFLFNYLGKLNTEIKLMNTYYKISNLKKNKNTFFKQKYNRSIIYRFLPQFKTHGKIILERNIKILDKYIQTLEIQAKYLYIPYKDQNNIKLYDTSILKTNYINIFRDYLYNNIDRISSANQLPIGITTRIYNSKAIEKFHASIGQIYFFSYKNIINNSKVNHIPYIGSDFYISDLYWYINNKLKFYCILEYQNSYKKLKIGDIIIEFNNNKMNTLFLSYHNLLTEFFKKKHTKINNSKQFSLIGSYPLNKSIFFIGSFYYNFKNKKIMHEAIGIKYNRNYWSINLGFSKSFINSNKIKNQYKNKIFLKFELNGLKNKNSLENIKFISNILPYQTIF
- the fldA gene encoding flavodoxin FldA, producing MKKIGIFFGSDTGNTEYIAFLIQKILGKDIVDVYDISKSYKKDIEKYKFIIFGIPTWYYGEAQCDWDDFFPIFKTINFSKKIIALFGCGDQEDYSEYFCDAMGTLYKNIINKNKIKLVGKWSTSGYYFDESKGLINKKNFIGLAIDQDRQSNLTKIRVKKWINQIKDETNLF
- a CDS encoding enoyl-ACP reductase; the encoded protein is MGFLKNKKILITGISSKKSISYGIAKCMNREGAELAFTYQNKKLKDRVKKIVKKFNSNIILPCDVKEDYQIKYLFKKLSKIWKNFDGFVHSIAYASKEQLKGDYIENINRKDFLLSHEISSYSFVSLAKESKKMLNKNSSIITITYLGAERVVQNYNIMGIAKASLEANTKYMANSLGSKFIRVNAISSGPIYTLASSGIKDFKKMLKKNVLKSPIKKNITIKNIGNVASFLISNLSSGITGEIIHVDGGFNILAIT
- a CDS encoding biotin--[acetyl-CoA-carboxylase] ligase; the encoded protein is MIDFYILLKLINFLSDGSIFFPKMLGINSNKIYIYINIIKSWGINIHKLSNNTYKINYPLDLLDKRKILSNILKGKIYIFSVLDSTNQFLIKKINKLKSGDVCITEHQIKGRGKNGKKWISTFGGNICFSMYWFLKNGFNSLYGLSIIIAFVIAKVLYNIGLSEIFIKWPNDLYFKNKKIAGILIESIGKINNSVQVIIGIGININMPYTNKLNIKKIINLKDTGIIFDRNLLLINLINTLKKSLKKFESNKLLLSFPKYNLINNFIKKSHFFKKKNKDNFFLYKNIY